The following are from one region of the Halorussus rarus genome:
- a CDS encoding SDR family oxidoreductase, whose translation MTDTVLVTGATGTVGSAVADQLAEADAEVHLRVGVRDPSQATAGGDEASAVEFDFERPETWGATLADVDRLFLVRPPNVGVDRLREFADAAVRVDVGHVVYLSVLGAEKNPLLPHYRMERHLEAADAAHTFLRAAYFMQNLSEIHRPDVAERGEIYVPAGDGETGFVDARDVAAVGVAALIESGHENRAYDVTGPEALDYHEVAAVFSEVLGRRITYPEPTIPAFVRRMRSRDVPYPMIAVMVALYSVTRLGLSGRVSADVERVLGRESRSLGTFVEDYADAFGR comes from the coding sequence GTGACCGACACCGTGCTGGTGACCGGCGCGACCGGCACCGTCGGTTCGGCGGTCGCGGACCAGCTCGCCGAAGCCGACGCCGAGGTCCACCTCCGGGTCGGCGTCCGCGACCCCTCGCAGGCGACAGCGGGCGGCGACGAGGCCTCTGCCGTCGAGTTCGACTTCGAGCGCCCCGAGACGTGGGGCGCGACCCTCGCGGACGTCGACCGGCTGTTCCTCGTCCGCCCGCCGAACGTCGGGGTCGACCGGCTCCGGGAGTTCGCGGACGCCGCGGTTCGGGTGGACGTCGGGCACGTCGTCTACCTCTCGGTGCTCGGCGCGGAGAAGAACCCCTTGCTCCCGCACTACCGGATGGAGCGCCACCTGGAAGCCGCCGACGCGGCGCACACCTTCCTCCGGGCCGCCTACTTCATGCAGAACCTGAGCGAGATCCACCGCCCGGACGTCGCGGAACGGGGCGAGATCTACGTCCCCGCGGGCGACGGCGAGACCGGGTTCGTGGACGCCCGCGACGTCGCCGCCGTCGGCGTCGCGGCCCTCATCGAATCCGGCCACGAGAACCGGGCGTACGACGTGACCGGCCCCGAGGCGCTCGACTACCACGAGGTGGCCGCGGTGTTCTCCGAAGTGCTCGGCCGGCGAATCACGTATCCCGAGCCGACGATTCCGGCGTTCGTCCGCCGGATGCGCTCGCGAGACGTGCCGTATCCGATGATCGCCGTGATGGTCGCGCTCTACTCGGTCACGCGTCTCGGCCTCTCCGGGCGGGTCAGCGCCGACGTCGAGCGAGTGCTCGGCCGGGAGTCGCGGAGCCTCGGGACGTTCGTCGAGGACTACGCAGACGCCTTCGGGCGGTGA